From the genome of Candidatus Desulfarcum epimagneticum, one region includes:
- a CDS encoding Amino acid permease-associated region codes for MSGKGKMNKADKKFGTFGGVFTPSLLTILGVIMFMRFAPVTGHAGLWHALGILAAAKAISVITGLSIASIATNMRVKGGGAYYLASRSLGAEFGGVIAVFFYVAQAAAVAMYVAGFTEAIFSAVPDMGLSFRAVSTLTNLAVFACVYIGAGWTIRVQYGILGVLALSLVSFFAGAAQGFSPEILKANLNPDWTSGHSPFTLFALFFPAVTGIMAGVNLSGDLKEPSRAIPRGVFAAIAVSALIYTAITVLLAGSVPRAELAGPGFVMKDRAFFPVLIYAGVICATISSAIGSMMGAPRILQAFARDRVFPRLGWFAKGSGPSDEPRRAIILTFLIAQAGVMAGDLDAVAPIISMFFLITYAAVNLACFYESISKNPSFRPTFQLNHWSVALFGAAGCLGVMFLIHFTWALAAIVFSAALYFLIARAQIIVRWGDLGSGLAYQRARKALSRLELERYHPKNWRPAILALSGRAGDRLHLAEYAFWLCSKRGVVSIGQVIPGRLDELIERRREAEIILRKFIREAGLPAFPAVIVEENIHAAIKALLQCHGIGGIRPNTVLLAWKPNPREAGMFSESLSIVKRMKRSLIIVACEQEEEREKRHRVPDGAVNVWWSGPANGSLTLMLAFLLKENREWRDHPLRVIRPAAPKADVENMEKEMRKTLAEGRIEAEIVIACGENPLDAVRRAMGPSAVLFAGFEPADEDPFGALIPRLQEIVDLPGDVILVYNAGDVSLSA; via the coding sequence ATGAGCGGGAAGGGCAAGATGAATAAAGCGGATAAAAAATTCGGGACCTTCGGCGGGGTTTTCACCCCGAGCCTTCTGACCATTCTGGGCGTGATCATGTTCATGCGGTTCGCCCCTGTGACGGGACACGCGGGTCTCTGGCATGCCCTGGGGATCCTCGCGGCGGCCAAGGCCATTTCCGTCATCACGGGTTTGTCCATCGCCTCCATCGCCACCAATATGCGCGTGAAAGGCGGCGGGGCCTATTACCTGGCCAGCCGAAGCCTGGGCGCGGAGTTCGGAGGCGTGATCGCCGTCTTTTTTTATGTGGCCCAGGCCGCGGCCGTGGCCATGTACGTGGCGGGCTTCACCGAGGCGATCTTCTCGGCCGTCCCCGACATGGGGCTTTCCTTCCGCGCCGTGTCCACCCTCACCAACCTGGCCGTGTTTGCCTGCGTTTACATCGGGGCCGGATGGACCATCCGGGTCCAATACGGCATCCTGGGCGTTCTGGCGCTGTCCCTGGTCTCGTTCTTCGCGGGCGCCGCCCAGGGCTTTTCGCCCGAGATTCTCAAAGCCAACCTGAATCCCGACTGGACGTCCGGCCACTCCCCTTTCACGCTCTTCGCCCTTTTTTTCCCGGCCGTCACCGGCATCATGGCCGGGGTGAACCTGTCCGGGGACCTTAAAGAACCCAGCCGCGCCATCCCCAGGGGCGTCTTCGCCGCCATCGCCGTCTCGGCGCTCATTTACACGGCCATCACCGTTCTGCTGGCCGGAAGCGTTCCCCGCGCCGAGCTGGCGGGCCCGGGATTTGTGATGAAGGATCGCGCCTTTTTCCCTGTTCTCATCTACGCCGGGGTCATCTGCGCCACGATTTCATCCGCCATCGGCAGCATGATGGGCGCCCCCCGAATCCTCCAGGCGTTTGCCCGGGACCGCGTTTTTCCCCGCCTTGGATGGTTCGCCAAAGGAAGCGGGCCCTCCGACGAGCCCCGCCGCGCCATCATTCTCACGTTTCTCATCGCCCAGGCCGGGGTTATGGCCGGCGACCTGGACGCGGTGGCGCCCATCATCTCCATGTTTTTTTTAATCACCTACGCCGCCGTGAATCTCGCCTGTTTCTATGAAAGCATATCGAAAAATCCCAGCTTTCGCCCCACGTTCCAGCTCAACCACTGGTCCGTGGCGCTTTTCGGGGCGGCGGGGTGCCTGGGGGTCATGTTTTTGATCCATTTCACGTGGGCCCTGGCCGCCATCGTCTTCTCCGCCGCGCTCTATTTCCTCATCGCCCGGGCCCAGATCATCGTGAGATGGGGAGATCTGGGCAGCGGCCTGGCCTACCAGCGCGCCCGAAAGGCCCTGTCGCGCCTGGAGCTTGAGCGCTACCACCCCAAAAACTGGCGGCCGGCCATCCTCGCGCTCAGCGGCCGGGCCGGCGACCGGCTCCATCTCGCCGAATACGCCTTCTGGCTGTGCTCCAAACGCGGGGTGGTCTCCATCGGCCAGGTGATTCCCGGCCGGCTTGACGAGCTTATCGAGCGCCGCCGGGAGGCGGAGATCATCCTGCGAAAATTCATCCGGGAGGCCGGGCTCCCGGCCTTTCCGGCCGTCATCGTGGAGGAAAACATCCACGCCGCCATCAAGGCCCTGCTGCAATGCCACGGCATCGGCGGAATCCGCCCCAACACCGTTCTTCTGGCCTGGAAACCCAACCCCCGGGAGGCGGGCATGTTCTCGGAAAGTCTGAGCATTGTCAAACGGATGAAACGCAGTCTTATCATCGTGGCGTGCGAACAGGAGGAGGAAAGGGAAAAAAGACACCGCGTCCCCGACGGCGCCGTCAATGTCTGGTGGAGCGGCCCGGCGAATGGCTCCCTGACGCTCATGCTCGCCTTCCTGCTCAAGGAAAACCGGGAATGGCGGGACCACCCACTGCGCGTGATCCGTCCCGCCGCGCCCAAAGCGGACGTGGAAAACATGGAAAAAGAAATGAGAAAGACCCTGGCCGAAGGTCGAATCGAGGCTGAGATCGTCATCGCCTGTGGAGAAAATCCCCTTGACGCCGTTCGCCGGGCCATGGGGCCATCGGCCGTCCTCTTCGCCGGATTCGAGCCCGCCGACGAAGACCCTTTCGGCGCGCTCATCCCCCGTCTTCAGGAAATTGTGGATCTGCCCGGAGACGTGATCCTGGTTTACAACGCCGGGGATGTCTCCCTGTCGGCCTGA
- a CDS encoding Dienelactone hydrolase produces the protein MKYIAIVFFALFFFSPAQAPGNTLSYEVDGKTYEGRFVSPAPDAPLVLLIHDWDGLTDYELKRADMLADMGYAVFAADLFGAGVRPTDVKDKRLHTGELYQDRKKMRALLRGALDAAKSRGLNVENAVAMGYCFGGAAVLELARSGAALKGFVTFHGGLSAPAGQDYSKTKGKLLIMHGAADQHIRMEEFAKLAVDLEEKGVAHEMIAYGGARHAFTVFGSDRYHKDADEKSWKRFGEFLLETLRSRAD, from the coding sequence ATGAAATATATCGCCATTGTTTTTTTCGCGCTGTTTTTTTTCTCCCCGGCCCAGGCGCCGGGAAATACCCTGTCCTATGAAGTGGATGGGAAAACCTATGAGGGCCGATTTGTCAGCCCCGCCCCCGACGCTCCCCTTGTGCTGCTGATCCATGACTGGGACGGCCTGACCGATTATGAGCTGAAGCGGGCCGACATGCTGGCGGACATGGGATACGCCGTGTTCGCGGCGGATCTGTTCGGGGCCGGAGTCAGGCCCACGGATGTCAAAGACAAGCGTCTGCATACCGGGGAGCTGTACCAGGATCGAAAAAAAATGCGCGCTCTTTTGCGCGGGGCGCTGGACGCCGCGAAATCCAGAGGTCTGAATGTTGAAAACGCCGTGGCCATGGGATACTGTTTCGGCGGGGCCGCCGTGCTGGAGCTGGCCAGATCCGGGGCGGCGTTGAAGGGTTTTGTCACGTTTCACGGGGGGTTAAGCGCCCCGGCGGGGCAGGATTACTCCAAAACAAAAGGGAAGCTGCTGATTATGCACGGCGCCGCGGATCAGCATATCCGCATGGAGGAGTTTGCCAAACTGGCCGTGGATCTCGAGGAAAAAGGCGTGGCCCACGAAATGATCGCGTACGGCGGCGCCCGCCACGCCTTCACCGTGTTCGGCTCGGACCGCTACCA